The Paenibacillus uliginis N3/975 genome has a window encoding:
- a CDS encoding FliA/WhiG family RNA polymerase sigma factor, with the protein MDERKASPLNHVDLWVAWKEDGDQEAKKKLIENHLHIVDYVSSRLAIGLPRNVSKGDLASNGVMGLIDAIEKFDYKRGLQFETYASWRVRGAILDSLRQGDWVPRSVREKAKKIESAYQQLEQKYLRTVSDSEMSDYLEVSEKEFRHMLQEVAVMTLSSLEDPIREEESETRMSLLVDEKAKNPDHKVHEFYLQEALVKGIGKLTEKERTVVSLLYYEDLSLSEIAEVMSLSPSRISQLHSKAILRLRATLDKDRDLLMQND; encoded by the coding sequence TTGGACGAGCGCAAAGCTTCTCCCCTCAACCATGTTGATTTATGGGTTGCATGGAAGGAAGATGGAGACCAAGAAGCGAAAAAGAAACTAATCGAAAATCATTTACACATCGTTGACTATGTTTCAAGCCGTTTGGCAATTGGACTTCCCCGAAATGTGTCAAAAGGAGACCTGGCGAGCAATGGTGTTATGGGTCTGATTGATGCCATTGAGAAGTTTGATTATAAACGTGGATTGCAGTTTGAAACTTACGCATCATGGCGAGTTCGAGGTGCCATTCTGGATTCGCTCCGGCAGGGGGATTGGGTCCCGCGTTCCGTTCGAGAGAAAGCAAAAAAAATCGAATCGGCATACCAGCAGCTTGAGCAAAAATATTTACGAACGGTCAGTGATTCCGAGATGAGTGACTACCTCGAAGTTTCTGAAAAAGAATTTAGACATATGCTGCAAGAAGTTGCGGTGATGACACTAAGCTCTCTGGAGGATCCGATCCGTGAAGAAGAATCGGAAACTCGAATGTCGCTTTTGGTGGATGAAAAGGCAAAAAATCCTGACCATAAAGTACATGAATTTTATTTGCAGGAAGCTCTAGTTAAAGGAATTGGCAAGTTGACGGAAAAAGAAAGAACAGTCGTCTCCTTGCTGTATTATGAAGATTTGTCGCTCAGTGAAATTGCCGAAGTCATGTCGCTGTCTCCCTCGAGAATATCGCAGCTACATTCCAAAGCGATTCTAAGGCTCAGAGCCACGCTTGATAAAGATCGGGATTTATTGATGCAGAACGATTGA
- a CDS encoding chemotaxis protein CheW: MGEELKVIVFKLGSEEYGIEVEKVQTIERLMPITRVPKTYAFVKGVVNLRGVVIPVIDLRGRFGLQEAEHTDQTRIIIVAVNEMQVGFIVDSASDVIDLNSDSIDTPPEVVGGVKAKYLRGVAKIGEERLLVMLNLSEVLNKSEIIQLEGLED, encoded by the coding sequence ATGGGAGAAGAATTGAAAGTGATCGTCTTCAAGCTTGGAAGCGAAGAGTACGGGATAGAGGTGGAAAAGGTACAGACCATTGAGCGTCTGATGCCGATTACACGCGTGCCGAAAACATATGCTTTCGTAAAGGGAGTCGTAAACCTGCGTGGCGTTGTCATTCCTGTTATTGATCTTCGCGGACGATTTGGTCTGCAAGAGGCTGAGCACACAGATCAGACTCGGATCATTATTGTAGCGGTGAATGAAATGCAGGTCGGCTTTATCGTTGACTCGGCAAGCGATGTCATCGATCTGAACAGCGACAGCATTGATACACCTCCTGAAGTGGTCGGCGGCGTTAAAGCGAAATACTTGCGCGGCGTTGCAAAAATCGGTGAGGAGCGTCTGCTCGTTATGCTTAACTTGTCTGAAGTTCTGAACAAAAGTGAAATTATACAGCTTGAAGGCTTAGAGGATTAG
- a CDS encoding chemotaxis protein CheD yields MIDEQSVVKVAMADLNVAGSSGILRTTGLGSCVGLTLYDPLLKIGGMAHVMLPSSSIAREGQLNLAKYADTALPVLLNKLKEMGASHSRLVAKMAGGAQMFAFAGAGDSMRIGPRNVESCKAGLEQMGIPLIGEDTGGNYGRTVELNCTTGKFTIRSVQKGIKEL; encoded by the coding sequence ATGATTGACGAACAAAGTGTAGTGAAAGTGGCGATGGCGGATTTAAACGTCGCGGGTTCCAGCGGAATTTTACGTACAACTGGTCTAGGCTCATGTGTGGGGCTGACTCTTTACGATCCGCTGTTGAAGATCGGAGGTATGGCTCATGTCATGCTCCCCTCTTCTTCCATCGCTAGAGAAGGCCAACTGAACTTGGCCAAGTATGCAGATACGGCGCTTCCAGTCCTTCTGAACAAGCTGAAAGAAATGGGAGCTTCCCATAGCAGGCTGGTAGCGAAGATGGCCGGCGGAGCTCAGATGTTTGCATTTGCGGGTGCTGGTGACAGTATGAGGATCGGGCCCCGAAATGTGGAATCTTGTAAAGCAGGGTTAGAACAGATGGGTATTCCGCTAATTGGTGAAGATACCGGAGGAAATTACGGACGAACTGTGGAATTGAACTGCACAACGGGTAAATTTACCATACGTAGTGTACAAAAGGGCATAAAGGAATTGTAG
- a CDS encoding endolytic transglycosylase MltG, producing MIKNRVFMLGLGIGLVVGAVLLQLMLMGERAMSSSQPQDKQWTQEQIEEAAKAMDMKVVNSSEELMTEEQWKEKMKNESGKMTGTAVKPPAKATETKQPDSPQTPEKPGNVKKDPAAPAVKDPTSPKEPDSTKIRYVISGGSNLSDVANGLQKAGVIEDKQAFIDEATAQKINKFIQRGTYTFTAGEELDSIIQKITEKPSTSR from the coding sequence GTGATCAAGAACCGTGTCTTTATGTTGGGTCTTGGTATCGGTCTCGTCGTTGGTGCCGTACTTCTGCAGCTCATGCTAATGGGAGAACGAGCCATGTCTTCTTCACAGCCGCAGGACAAGCAATGGACCCAAGAGCAGATTGAGGAAGCAGCAAAAGCAATGGATATGAAAGTGGTAAATAGCTCCGAAGAGTTGATGACGGAGGAGCAGTGGAAAGAAAAGATGAAGAATGAGAGCGGGAAGATGACGGGGACAGCCGTAAAACCGCCCGCTAAAGCTACAGAGACCAAACAACCGGATTCACCTCAAACGCCTGAGAAGCCAGGCAATGTGAAGAAGGACCCTGCAGCACCTGCCGTTAAGGATCCCACTTCGCCCAAAGAGCCCGATTCAACTAAAATCCGATATGTCATTTCCGGTGGAAGCAATTTGAGCGATGTGGCGAACGGTTTACAAAAAGCAGGGGTTATAGAGGATAAACAAGCTTTTATAGATGAAGCTACTGCTCAAAAAATTAATAAATTCATACAAAGAGGAACCTATACCTTTACAGCTGGTGAAGAGCTGGATTCAATCAT
- a CDS encoding DUF342 domain-containing protein, whose translation MSVDYALDKYFNITFSDDKTVAYLQMSDWDKDFTCKIEALEQFLRSHKIRYGLQHDTLSRIVSHSEEYQYSRAPVAIGTEPVHGQNGRIELKIEMGDQQSLRPLEKDDGKVDYKEVIRLNNVKKGQLIATRIPPTPGVPGTMVTGEEIPCKPGKEARFKIGKNVVVNPEQTAMYAAIDGLLTKTEKGKINVFPVYEINGDVDYSIGNIDFVGTVVIRGNVLSGFRIKCAGDIRVTGFVEGAELDAEGSIDISGGIIGYNKGYVKAGQNVKSAFVQDGNVIVGADVTVSQSIMHSNIRAGQNVICNGTKGLIVGGVIQAGEKVIARTIGNTMSTATVIEVGVLPELRNELSELRAQLKRQVESMDKTDKALYLLNQLAASGQLTPDKLALRIKLNATKKSNTAEQNEIKDRMLEIERMLEDTGKAKVEIIKTIYGGSKIVIGRYTRFIKDPTQRVSFYYHEGEIAMVPLL comes from the coding sequence ATGTCTGTAGATTATGCATTGGACAAGTATTTTAATATCACCTTCTCGGATGATAAAACGGTTGCCTATTTGCAGATGTCAGATTGGGATAAGGATTTCACCTGTAAGATTGAAGCTCTTGAACAGTTTCTTCGAAGTCACAAGATCCGTTATGGGCTCCAGCATGACACTTTAAGCCGTATCGTCAGTCATTCGGAAGAGTATCAGTATAGCAGAGCCCCGGTTGCGATCGGGACTGAGCCAGTTCACGGTCAAAACGGACGGATTGAATTGAAGATTGAAATGGGAGATCAGCAGAGCCTGCGACCACTTGAAAAGGATGACGGCAAGGTAGATTATAAGGAAGTTATTCGTCTGAACAATGTCAAGAAGGGACAATTGATCGCAACTCGGATTCCTCCAACGCCAGGAGTACCGGGAACGATGGTTACGGGTGAAGAGATCCCATGCAAACCGGGTAAAGAGGCGCGTTTCAAGATCGGAAAGAACGTTGTGGTAAATCCTGAACAGACGGCTATGTATGCTGCCATTGACGGACTTTTGACGAAGACGGAAAAGGGGAAGATTAATGTATTCCCTGTATACGAGATTAATGGAGATGTCGATTACAGTATTGGCAACATAGATTTTGTGGGAACCGTTGTCATTCGTGGAAATGTACTGTCGGGTTTCCGTATTAAATGTGCCGGAGACATTCGGGTGACAGGCTTTGTCGAAGGAGCAGAGCTTGATGCGGAAGGCTCTATCGATATATCCGGAGGCATTATCGGTTACAACAAAGGATACGTAAAAGCCGGGCAAAATGTGAAAAGCGCTTTCGTACAAGATGGAAATGTGATTGTTGGAGCAGATGTAACGGTATCCCAGAGCATTATGCATTCCAATATCCGAGCAGGCCAAAATGTTATTTGCAACGGTACTAAGGGTCTGATTGTCGGAGGTGTAATTCAGGCCGGTGAAAAGGTCATTGCGCGCACAATCGGTAATACGATGTCTACAGCAACGGTCATTGAGGTTGGCGTTCTGCCTGAACTCCGTAATGAACTATCTGAGCTGAGGGCTCAGCTAAAACGGCAAGTGGAGAGCATGGATAAAACAGATAAAGCACTCTATTTACTGAATCAGCTGGCAGCGTCTGGTCAGCTTACCCCTGACAAACTTGCGCTTCGAATCAAGCTGAATGCCACCAAGAAGTCCAATACAGCGGAACAGAATGAAATCAAGGACAGAATGCTTGAAATTGAACGCATGCTTGAGGATACAGGCAAAGCCAAAGTAGAAATTATAAAAACGATATACGGCGGGTCCAAGATCGTCATTGGTCGGTATACCCGGTTTATTAAGGATCCGACACAGCGGGTTTCTTTTTATTATCATGAAGGTGAAATTGCCATGGTTCCACTGCTGTAA
- a CDS encoding chemotaxis protein CheC, whose protein sequence is MELFKYDKDLKMDVLKEVGNIGAGNAATALSQLLNKPVDMAVPMVQLLSFEEIAESVGGAERIVLAVFLRVEGEAPGNLFFIMSPEAGKKLLQRLAGLEVSVDNDFSEMELSAINEIGNILAGSYLSSLADFTKLVMTPTVPGLAIDMAGAILSYGLLQFGEMGDDALLINTTFLEGHHEVEGQFFLIPDPQSFAQIFEALGVPLEND, encoded by the coding sequence GTGGAACTTTTCAAGTATGATAAGGACCTCAAAATGGACGTCCTTAAAGAGGTTGGGAATATCGGGGCAGGCAATGCCGCAACCGCCCTTTCTCAGCTCTTGAACAAGCCGGTTGATATGGCCGTACCGATGGTTCAACTACTTTCTTTTGAAGAAATCGCTGAAAGTGTAGGTGGAGCCGAAAGGATCGTACTCGCTGTTTTCTTGCGGGTAGAGGGAGAAGCACCCGGAAATCTGTTCTTTATTATGAGTCCTGAGGCAGGTAAAAAACTTCTTCAGCGTCTGGCTGGTCTAGAAGTGTCGGTAGACAATGATTTTTCTGAAATGGAACTATCAGCGATAAATGAGATTGGTAACATCTTGGCGGGATCATACTTGTCCTCTCTGGCAGACTTTACAAAATTGGTTATGACACCGACCGTACCTGGATTGGCGATAGACATGGCGGGAGCGATATTAAGCTACGGTCTCCTGCAGTTTGGTGAAATGGGGGATGATGCCCTGTTGATCAACACGACGTTCTTGGAAGGACATCATGAAGTTGAGGGGCAGTTTTTCCTAATACCTGACCCTCAGTCATTTGCTCAAATATTCGAAGCTTTGGGAGTGCCTCTAGAGAATGATTGA
- a CDS encoding chemotaxis protein CheA — MDMNQYLSMFIDESNDHLQSLNENMLQLESNPSDLGIVQVIFRSAHTLKGMAATMGFEDLASLTHQMENVLDLVRNEKLKMQDFIFDTLFKSLDALESMVQDIVQGGEGKADVSSIVASLQAIVRGEGAGVSSAAAVSAESANSTPAYPGIELDEFQFSVLDQSITEGHKVLYIQVQLREDCQLKAVRAYMVFELLERAGEIVKTYPDVEDIEQGEFDRVFSMYFITQKNAADLESQIMNISEVDSVTVADLDHESLQQMVLQSAAAVEAVEKENSASTPSPAAAGASKVESAESVSPKTAAKNNGASVPSRTIRVDIERLDVLMNLFSELLIDRARLEQLANEAKNQDLTDTVEHMSRVSSDLQNIVLKLRMVPVDTVFNRFPRMVRDLAKSLDKKIDLIITGAETELDRTVIDEIGDPLVHLIRNSVDHGVEPIADRLAAGKSETGTVHLRAFHSGNHVFIEIEDDGRGIIRDNIIKSAINKGVVTEEQAAAMSDEEAHQLLFAPGFSTAEKISDVSGRGVGLDVVKSKINSLGGNVTIYSTPGKGTNFSVQLPLTLSIIAAMLIKMGSEKFAIPLTSIVETGIIKKGQIRTVHGSRMIQFRESHIPLISLSRVFNVPNFDEQSEEETEIVVIRKGDRLAALAIDDFIGQSEIVIKNLGKYLPSIQGISGATILGDGQVALIIDPNAFIK; from the coding sequence ATGGACATGAATCAGTATCTATCCATGTTTATTGATGAGTCGAATGATCATCTGCAATCATTAAATGAAAACATGCTTCAACTAGAAAGCAACCCGAGTGACTTGGGTATTGTACAGGTGATCTTCCGGTCAGCCCATACCCTGAAGGGGATGGCGGCCACCATGGGTTTTGAAGATCTCGCTTCCCTTACACACCAGATGGAGAATGTACTGGATCTGGTTCGGAACGAAAAGCTGAAAATGCAGGATTTTATTTTTGACACCCTTTTTAAAAGCTTGGATGCGCTCGAATCGATGGTACAGGATATCGTACAGGGTGGTGAAGGGAAGGCTGATGTCTCCTCTATAGTAGCTTCACTTCAAGCGATTGTTCGCGGTGAAGGAGCTGGAGTCTCTTCGGCCGCTGCCGTTTCAGCAGAATCCGCAAACAGCACACCTGCTTATCCGGGCATTGAATTGGACGAATTCCAATTTTCTGTTTTGGATCAATCCATTACAGAAGGTCATAAGGTGCTCTACATTCAGGTTCAACTGCGTGAAGACTGTCAGCTCAAGGCTGTCAGAGCGTATATGGTGTTTGAACTGCTGGAAAGAGCCGGTGAAATCGTTAAGACTTATCCGGATGTTGAGGATATCGAGCAGGGTGAGTTTGACCGTGTCTTCTCAATGTACTTTATCACTCAAAAAAATGCAGCGGATCTTGAAAGCCAAATTATGAATATTTCAGAGGTTGACTCGGTGACGGTTGCGGATCTTGATCATGAATCCCTGCAGCAGATGGTTTTACAAAGTGCGGCAGCAGTTGAAGCAGTCGAGAAAGAAAACTCTGCGAGCACTCCATCACCTGCAGCAGCAGGTGCGTCAAAAGTCGAGTCAGCGGAATCAGTTTCACCTAAGACCGCTGCCAAAAATAACGGCGCCAGTGTCCCATCAAGAACGATCCGTGTTGATATCGAGCGCTTGGATGTTTTGATGAACCTCTTTAGTGAGCTGTTGATCGACCGTGCGCGCTTGGAGCAGCTGGCAAATGAAGCGAAGAACCAGGATTTGACCGATACGGTCGAGCATATGAGCCGTGTCAGTAGCGACCTTCAAAATATCGTTCTGAAACTGCGGATGGTTCCCGTAGATACTGTGTTTAACCGTTTTCCGCGGATGGTCCGCGATCTTGCCAAATCTCTCGATAAAAAAATTGACTTGATTATTACCGGTGCGGAAACGGAACTTGACCGTACGGTTATTGATGAAATCGGGGATCCGTTAGTTCACTTGATACGGAATTCTGTTGACCATGGTGTAGAACCGATTGCTGATCGGTTAGCTGCCGGTAAATCGGAAACCGGAACCGTTCATCTCCGGGCATTTCACAGCGGAAATCATGTATTTATTGAGATCGAAGATGATGGTCGTGGAATCATCCGGGATAATATCATCAAAAGCGCCATTAACAAAGGCGTTGTAACCGAAGAACAAGCTGCAGCAATGTCAGACGAAGAAGCTCACCAGCTTCTGTTCGCACCGGGTTTCAGTACAGCTGAGAAAATTTCGGATGTGTCCGGACGGGGAGTTGGCCTTGATGTTGTAAAATCAAAAATTAATTCCCTTGGCGGCAACGTTACGATTTACTCAACACCAGGAAAAGGAACGAACTTCTCGGTACAGCTTCCACTTACGCTTTCTATTATTGCTGCCATGCTTATTAAGATGGGATCCGAAAAATTCGCGATTCCACTGACTTCAATTGTGGAAACAGGAATTATTAAAAAAGGACAAATCCGTACCGTTCACGGCAGCCGTATGATTCAATTCAGAGAGTCTCACATACCGCTTATTTCACTGAGCCGTGTATTTAATGTTCCGAATTTTGATGAACAGTCTGAAGAAGAAACGGAAATTGTCGTTATTCGCAAGGGTGACCGTTTGGCAGCTTTGGCGATCGACGATTTTATTGGTCAGAGTGAGATTGTTATTAAAAATCTGGGTAAATACCTGCCTTCGATACAAGGCATTTCTGGCGCAACCATCCTTGGCGATGGACAAGTAGCACTCATCATAGATCCGAATGCTTTTATCAAGTAA